The Methanothrix sp. genome has a segment encoding these proteins:
- the hisF gene encoding imidazole glycerol phosphate synthase subunit HisF, which produces MFDNKGDSYAKIVPCLDVKVVDGRPSVVKGEKFVDLKRQGDPVELARRYQDQGADELIFLDITASHEGRKTMVDVARRVADAIDIPFAVGGGISSLDGIEQILEAGADKIGINTAAVKNPDFVKEASAVFGSERITVAVDARRNTNILSDVNVHQMEDGTRAWFELVIYGGREAVGIDAIEWCRRMEELGAGEILLTSMDRDGTNIGYDLPLTKAICEAVAIPVIASGGASTPQHILEAFTVARADSALAAGMFHRGEYTVGQVKDYLESRGIRVKR; this is translated from the coding sequence ATATTCGATAATAAGGGAGATAGTTATGCTAAGATCGTCCCCTGCCTGGACGTCAAGGTGGTGGATGGCCGGCCATCGGTGGTCAAGGGTGAGAAGTTCGTTGATCTGAAAAGGCAGGGCGATCCAGTGGAGCTTGCCCGGCGTTATCAGGATCAAGGGGCTGATGAGCTGATCTTCCTGGACATCACTGCCTCTCACGAGGGCAGAAAGACCATGGTGGATGTGGCTCGCAGGGTGGCAGATGCAATCGATATCCCCTTTGCTGTAGGAGGGGGCATCTCCTCTCTGGATGGGATCGAGCAGATCCTGGAGGCGGGAGCAGATAAGATAGGAATCAATACCGCTGCAGTCAAGAACCCCGATTTTGTGAAGGAGGCTTCGGCTGTTTTTGGATCAGAGAGAATAACTGTGGCTGTGGATGCTCGCCGGAACACGAATATCCTGTCAGATGTCAACGTTCACCAGATGGAAGACGGCACCAGAGCCTGGTTTGAGCTGGTGATCTATGGCGGCAGAGAGGCTGTGGGGATAGATGCCATCGAATGGTGCCGGAGGATGGAGGAGCTGGGCGCGGGGGAGATCCTGCTCACCAGCATGGACCGGGACGGGACGAATATTGGATACGATCTGCCCCTGACCAAGGCCATCTGCGAGGCTGTGGCCATCCCGGTCATAGCCAGCGGTGGGGCCTCCACACCGCAGCATATCCTGGAGGCCTTCACTGTGGCCAGGGCCGATTCAGCACTGGCTGCGGGGATGTTCCACCGGGGCGAGTATACTGTGGGCCAGGTAAAGGACTACCTGGAGAGCAGGGGAATCAGGGTAAAAAGGTAA
- the cas6 gene encoding CRISPR system precrRNA processing endoribonuclease RAMP protein Cas6, with translation MFSSEADLSRWSGNTLRSGFGAHLRSLVCIHGAEAGEREAAACESCLLQRSCVYDFFYNSRPPEGVKVLRKQSDIPRPFVFDPPFSGRHSAGSTNDFRFTLIGRGMEYLPYFLLALRNLGESGMSRGYRLGYGKFCIEAVDCIGYGARNEIFSGDTVYNRAIPMSYQEMLKASAEHRGDLTVRFTTPAQIKEGDRYTAAPSFRGLISRLLFRANALAEFYGSGMLYDNEQVLSILGHCRQVSIARANTEEIRTKRYFHKQKMKKQNLPPSFVGEITYRGEFPREVMALLELGRLIHVGKMATFGNGMYEVEV, from the coding sequence ATGTTCAGCTCGGAGGCCGATCTCTCCCGCTGGTCGGGAAATACATTACGCAGCGGCTTTGGTGCCCATCTCAGATCCCTGGTCTGCATCCATGGGGCTGAAGCGGGGGAAAGAGAGGCAGCAGCTTGCGAGAGCTGTCTGCTCCAAAGGTCATGTGTTTATGATTTCTTCTACAACAGCCGCCCTCCGGAAGGAGTGAAGGTGCTGCGAAAGCAAAGTGATATCCCCCGGCCATTCGTATTCGACCCACCGTTCTCTGGCCGGCATTCTGCTGGATCGACAAACGACTTCAGGTTCACCCTGATTGGGCGGGGCATGGAGTATCTCCCCTACTTTCTGCTCGCTCTGCGGAATCTGGGCGAGAGCGGAATGAGCCGGGGATACCGTCTGGGCTACGGCAAGTTCTGCATAGAGGCTGTAGATTGCATCGGCTACGGGGCCCGCAATGAGATCTTCTCCGGAGATACTGTCTACAACCGGGCGATCCCCATGAGCTATCAGGAGATGCTCAAAGCCTCTGCCGAGCACAGAGGAGATCTCACAGTGCGCTTTACGACTCCGGCACAGATCAAGGAAGGGGATAGATACACTGCTGCTCCCAGCTTTCGGGGGTTGATCTCCAGGCTGCTCTTCCGGGCCAATGCCCTGGCGGAGTTCTATGGATCGGGAATGCTCTATGACAACGAGCAGGTGCTATCCATCCTCGGCCACTGCCGGCAGGTGAGCATAGCCAGGGCCAATACCGAGGAGATCAGGACAAAGAGATACTTCCACAAGCAGAAGATGAAAAAGCAGAATCTTCCCCCATCCTTCGTCGGCGAGATAACCTATCGGGGAGAGTTCCCCCGGGAGGTCATGGCTCTTTTAGAGCTGGGCAGGCTCATCCATGTGGGGAAGATGGCAACCTTTGGGAATGGTATGTATGAGGTTGAGGTTTGA
- a CDS encoding FeoA family protein, with amino-acid sequence MRYIELSKAPCNQTLEIHSIKGEYGWQRRFDSLGIRRGSRVRKITCHPFGGPVVIELNGSKISLGRGIAAKIEVEVLSSPQVKKKI; translated from the coding sequence ATGAGATATATAGAGCTTTCAAAGGCCCCTTGCAACCAGACCCTGGAGATTCATTCCATCAAAGGCGAGTACGGCTGGCAGAGGAGGTTTGACTCCCTGGGAATAAGAAGAGGCAGTCGCGTGCGCAAGATAACCTGCCATCCCTTTGGCGGGCCGGTGGTGATCGAGCTTAACGGTTCGAAGATCTCTCTGGGGCGGGGAATAGCAGCAAAAATTGAGGTTGAGGTGCTCTCATCTCCTCAGGTCAAGAAAAAGATCTGA
- a CDS encoding CRISPR-associated endonuclease Cas6 gives MRLKILRLTLHSDTPMRGDGAKLRGFFATSFNEYPSLHQHITDKLIYRYPLIQYKMLNGSPLVLGINEGAEVLKEIYNKFKEIKLGDRCYCIMERGVTVKSEEFGCTEEILSYRFATPWIALSQENYVRYKEASEEEKRDLLRRILVGNILSASKGLGYVAKEHIRLDLGMMKDEICMLKGTKVTGFRGEFTTCFAIPDHMGLGRAGSGGFVLLEA, from the coding sequence ATGAGACTGAAGATCTTACGTCTGACTCTTCACTCCGACACCCCCATGCGCGGGGATGGGGCAAAGCTGCGCGGGTTTTTCGCCACCAGCTTCAATGAATATCCCTCATTGCATCAGCATATCACAGATAAGCTGATTTATCGCTATCCTCTGATCCAATACAAGATGCTCAATGGCTCTCCTTTAGTGCTGGGGATCAATGAAGGGGCGGAGGTGCTGAAAGAGATATATAATAAATTCAAAGAGATAAAATTGGGAGATCGCTGCTACTGCATTATGGAGAGGGGGGTGACTGTAAAGAGCGAGGAGTTCGGCTGCACAGAAGAGATTCTCAGCTACAGGTTTGCAACTCCATGGATAGCCCTCAGCCAGGAGAACTATGTCAGGTATAAGGAAGCGTCAGAGGAGGAGAAGAGGGATTTGTTGAGGAGGATCCTGGTGGGCAATATCCTCTCAGCGTCCAAAGGCCTGGGGTATGTGGCAAAGGAGCATATCAGGCTTGACCTGGGGATGATGAAGGATGAGATCTGTATGCTCAAGGGAACTAAGGTCACAGGCTTTCGAGGAGAGTTCACAACCTGTTTTGCTATTCCTGATCACATGGGGCTGGGAAGGGCGGGCTCCGGGGGTTTTGTCCTGCTTGAGGCTTAA
- a CDS encoding tetratricopeptide repeat protein, with protein MMKEAHKASPTAREWTALGDDLYRQGLFAESAEAYERALEMDPEDKESWNSRGLALCRQGMLDRAVESFERAIEIDDQYLDAHNNIGVVHYRNHSHQEALEIFDTILKRDPKYIRAWYNRGVVLEKMERFKESIESYDKAIQIDAEKPRIWNNRGAVLGKMGRYDEALICIDRSLALQPENAEAWNNRGAALSMLGRYDEALEDFNRAIEIDPEDCEALCNKGEALRQLGRHAQALECFEAAIRLDPGHQRARNGRLLALREARENEELKAS; from the coding sequence ATGATGAAAGAAGCTCATAAGGCCTCCCCCACTGCCCGGGAATGGACCGCTCTGGGGGACGACTTATACCGGCAGGGATTGTTTGCCGAGTCTGCAGAGGCATATGAGAGGGCTTTGGAGATGGATCCGGAGGATAAGGAGTCATGGAACAGCAGAGGCCTTGCCCTCTGCCGCCAGGGGATGTTGGACAGGGCGGTGGAGTCATTTGAACGAGCGATCGAGATCGATGATCAATACCTGGATGCTCACAACAACATCGGCGTAGTTCATTATCGGAATCATAGTCACCAAGAGGCCCTGGAGATATTCGATACCATCCTGAAAAGGGATCCAAAATACATCAGAGCCTGGTACAACCGGGGGGTGGTCTTGGAGAAGATGGAGAGGTTTAAAGAGTCCATAGAGAGCTACGATAAAGCGATTCAAATAGATGCCGAGAAGCCGAGGATCTGGAACAACCGGGGAGCAGTCCTGGGCAAGATGGGCCGCTATGATGAGGCATTGATCTGCATTGACCGGTCGCTGGCCCTCCAGCCGGAGAACGCTGAGGCCTGGAACAATCGAGGTGCGGCACTCAGTATGCTGGGCAGATATGATGAGGCATTGGAGGATTTCAACCGGGCAATAGAGATCGATCCTGAGGATTGCGAGGCTTTATGCAATAAAGGCGAGGCCTTGCGCCAACTGGGCCGGCATGCTCAAGCATTGGAGTGCTTTGAAGCCGCCATCAGATTGGATCCAGGCCATCAGAGGGCACGCAATGGAAGGCTGCTGGCTCTGAGAGAGGCACGAGAGAATGAAGAGCTGAAGGCCTCATAG
- a CDS encoding ribose 1,5-bisphosphate isomerase — protein sequence MKPIDQVRETAERISSMEIRGAGRIATAAAASLKEYALSVQAESLDDLNQKAAQAADLLLKTRPTAVSLSNAIRMVMKYEAEEIDDARQAIASNADRFIENSRRAVEKIGQIGSRRIRDGDTILTHCNSNAAISVISAAHRSGKNIQVIATESRPRFQGITTIGMLDQMGIETELIVDSAVRTVMNDVDLVVVGADVITANGTLVNKIGTAQIALCAREARTSFMVAAETYKFSPMTILGELVTIEEREATEVLADISRYRHVRVRNPAFDVTPHQYIDLICTEAGAIPPEMSYLIIRERLGWDMEEESI from the coding sequence ATGAAGCCAATAGATCAGGTCAGGGAGACTGCAGAGAGGATCAGCAGCATGGAGATCAGAGGAGCAGGGCGGATAGCCACCGCCGCTGCAGCCTCTCTAAAGGAGTATGCTCTCTCCGTCCAGGCGGAGAGCCTCGATGACCTCAACCAGAAGGCCGCCCAGGCTGCAGACCTGCTCCTCAAGACCAGGCCTACAGCCGTCTCCCTCTCCAATGCCATCAGAATGGTGATGAAGTATGAGGCAGAGGAGATCGATGACGCCCGGCAGGCCATAGCCAGCAATGCCGACCGCTTCATTGAGAACTCCCGGAGGGCTGTGGAAAAGATCGGCCAGATCGGCAGCCGTAGGATCAGAGATGGGGATACCATTCTCACCCATTGCAACTCAAATGCTGCCATCTCTGTGATCAGCGCTGCCCACAGATCGGGGAAGAATATCCAGGTGATCGCCACAGAGTCCCGCCCCCGGTTTCAGGGAATCACCACCATCGGCATGCTCGACCAGATGGGCATAGAGACGGAGCTGATTGTGGACTCGGCAGTGAGAACAGTCATGAACGATGTGGACCTGGTGGTGGTGGGGGCGGATGTGATCACTGCCAACGGCACCCTGGTCAACAAGATCGGCACCGCCCAGATCGCCCTCTGCGCCCGTGAGGCCAGAACAAGCTTCATGGTGGCCGCCGAGACCTATAAGTTCAGCCCAATGACCATCCTGGGAGAGCTGGTCACCATCGAGGAGAGAGAGGCGACGGAGGTGCTGGCCGACATCTCCAGGTACCGCCACGTCCGGGTGCGCAATCCAGCCTTCGATGTCACCCCTCATCAGTATATCGACCTGATCTGCACCGAGGCAGGAGCAATCCCGCCGGAGATGAGCTATCTGATCATCCGGGAGCGGCTGGGCTGGGATATGGAAGAGGAGAGCATCTGA
- the cas3 gene encoding CRISPR-associated helicase Cas3' — MLENMMISRVWPDGMSDIWAKSALKGRDEKPELLTQHTWSLLERLSETIYLRPNLPEQIGFPDLWNCLFWAGFLHDFGKAAKGFQEMLRGGKRWPHRHEVLSLMFLEWIAEGLTDEERIWVAAAIVSHHKDAKEIQFAYSERSDPYNNFLANMVAEIDDATLIGMWDWLIKCQQTWIDDLNLNKRGIKAIALPPQSEAIGIIKSQGPASIRKWLNTYQRWIRNIDRRGEQPVFISTIALRGYIISSDHLASAHTGELPSSNLAGPDKLLELWSSAAGASYSPYSHQTDCMKCHGSAILMAPTGSGKTEASLLWAVAQAENGQPVPRLYYTLPFQASMNAMYDRLNNSKNGVFPGQVGLEHSRSTLAYYRRMLEDKSPEKAARSAKWLNNLARLNYYPVRVLSPYQILKGPYCLKGYESLLSDCFNAVFILDEVHAYEAKRLALILATVKYLRENFGARFLVMSATLPSLLRNRLEDALGECSMSHASADLYARFQRHRLVLRDGDLLSPGILNEIAKSIQEEQSILVCCNTVRRAQDAYTELNNILKKSGSEVEIVLLHGRFNGKDRLDKETKVRQATGSNSSQREAILLIATQVVEVSLDIDLDVIYTDPAPLEALLQRFGRVNRRRLKSFSPVYVFREPADGQMIYDEALVQASLKVLEKNNGMLIDEAKLSDWLDEIYQGEIAEDWNNEYQDTYNEFWEGVLLNLRAFNSDEGLEDEFYRAFDSVEVLPACLSSEYDKALEDSPLEASQMLVSIRWSQFMRLKNKGQAHEDDDRKIKIVDADYSSEFGLDLRRS, encoded by the coding sequence TTGTTGGAGAATATGATGATCAGCCGAGTTTGGCCTGATGGAATGAGTGACATCTGGGCAAAGAGTGCATTGAAGGGGCGGGATGAAAAGCCAGAGCTTCTGACCCAACATACTTGGAGCCTGCTGGAGAGATTATCAGAGACAATTTATTTGCGCCCAAATTTGCCAGAGCAAATTGGCTTTCCAGATCTCTGGAACTGTCTTTTCTGGGCGGGTTTTCTTCACGACTTTGGCAAGGCTGCAAAGGGTTTTCAGGAAATGCTGCGAGGTGGCAAGCGTTGGCCTCATCGGCATGAAGTGCTGTCGCTAATGTTTCTTGAATGGATAGCTGAAGGGTTAACTGATGAAGAACGCATTTGGGTGGCAGCGGCCATTGTTTCACATCATAAAGATGCAAAGGAGATTCAATTTGCATACAGCGAAAGGAGCGATCCTTATAACAATTTTTTGGCTAATATGGTTGCAGAAATTGATGATGCTACATTAATCGGGATGTGGGATTGGCTGATAAAATGCCAGCAGACTTGGATCGATGATCTAAATCTCAATAAAAGAGGAATAAAAGCTATTGCTTTGCCGCCTCAGTCTGAGGCAATTGGCATCATAAAAAGTCAGGGTCCAGCAAGCATCCGAAAATGGCTAAATACATATCAGCGTTGGATCAGAAACATCGATCGAAGAGGGGAGCAGCCTGTTTTCATAAGCACGATTGCATTGAGAGGGTATATCATATCTTCTGACCATCTCGCATCTGCTCACACAGGAGAATTGCCTTCATCAAACCTGGCTGGACCCGATAAATTGCTAGAGCTGTGGAGCTCTGCAGCAGGAGCGTCTTACAGTCCCTATTCTCATCAAACAGATTGTATGAAATGCCATGGATCGGCAATACTGATGGCGCCTACAGGTAGCGGCAAGACAGAAGCATCATTGCTTTGGGCAGTAGCTCAAGCTGAGAATGGACAACCGGTTCCCCGTCTTTATTACACCTTGCCCTTTCAGGCCAGCATGAATGCCATGTATGATCGTTTGAATAATTCAAAAAATGGTGTATTCCCTGGTCAAGTTGGCCTGGAGCACAGCAGAAGTACATTAGCATACTACAGGAGAATGCTTGAAGATAAATCTCCCGAAAAAGCCGCACGTTCTGCAAAATGGCTCAACAATTTAGCCCGTCTAAATTATTACCCGGTTCGTGTTCTAAGCCCTTACCAGATTCTGAAAGGGCCTTATTGCCTAAAGGGATATGAATCATTGCTCTCAGATTGTTTTAATGCAGTATTCATCTTAGATGAAGTTCATGCCTATGAAGCTAAGCGATTGGCATTGATCCTCGCCACTGTAAAATATCTCAGAGAAAATTTTGGTGCCAGATTTTTAGTAATGTCCGCAACTCTGCCAAGCCTATTGCGCAATCGTTTGGAGGATGCCCTGGGAGAATGTTCCATGAGCCATGCATCGGCGGACTTATATGCTAGATTTCAGCGCCATAGACTCGTACTGAGGGATGGTGATCTGCTAAGTCCAGGGATATTAAATGAAATCGCCAAGTCTATCCAAGAAGAACAATCCATATTGGTATGCTGCAATACGGTTAGGAGAGCGCAGGACGCATATACCGAGCTTAATAATATACTAAAGAAATCAGGTTCTGAAGTTGAGATCGTCCTGCTTCATGGTCGTTTCAATGGGAAGGATCGGCTGGACAAGGAGACAAAAGTGCGCCAGGCTACTGGATCGAATTCTAGCCAAAGAGAAGCGATTTTACTGATAGCAACACAGGTCGTCGAGGTCAGCCTGGATATCGACTTAGATGTGATTTATACGGATCCTGCTCCGCTAGAGGCATTGCTGCAACGTTTTGGACGGGTGAATCGACGGAGATTGAAATCGTTCTCGCCGGTTTATGTCTTCCGAGAGCCTGCAGATGGTCAGATGATCTATGATGAAGCATTGGTACAAGCATCATTGAAAGTTCTGGAAAAAAATAACGGTATGCTTATCGACGAAGCCAAACTGTCCGATTGGCTTGATGAAATCTATCAAGGCGAAATTGCAGAAGATTGGAATAATGAATACCAGGATACGTATAATGAGTTTTGGGAAGGCGTTCTGCTTAATCTTCGTGCCTTCAATTCAGATGAAGGGCTAGAGGATGAGTTTTATCGAGCGTTTGATAGTGTTGAAGTATTACCTGCATGTCTATCGAGCGAATACGACAAAGCTCTTGAAGACAGCCCATTAGAGGCAAGCCAGATGCTTGTTTCAATTCGATGGAGCCAGTTTATGCGATTAAAGAATAAAGGACAGGCCCACGAAGATGATGATAGAAAGATAAAGATTGTTGATGCCGATTATAGCTCAGAATTTGGCCTTGACTTGAGGCGCAGTTAG
- a CDS encoding HEAT repeat domain-containing protein, protein MNNSNTATKLLAFASIADRGDAGLDLMARGFNSDDVDFKASAFIWMNIVEMDNPRALELLAESLSGGDEDTRILAALSLGWKRDPAAVDSLIKSLEDESVAVRTLSAISLGWMRDPAAVDPLINGLQDEDDDMRIACAMALGWIKDPRAVDPLIKSLGDENNAICISSAMALGWIRDPRAVDPLINGLQDEDDDMRSACAMALGWIKDPKAVDPLIQGLTNESSPLCIAPISLAFINDTRAIEPMIELLGSSTCNDDMIAGALAFMGEPALYPLIDVLSDIDENPEKRAAAASALGALGDIRAVDVLIQSLTDDESNIRASSAKALGDIRDNRSTDALISALDDEYWFVRSNAAIALGMIGSSKASDALIDHLMYDSDPFVRVSSAEALGRIGGPKAADALIQSLQDEESYYVKSKLSVALKNIVKNM, encoded by the coding sequence ATGAATAATTCCAATACCGCGACAAAGCTCCTGGCATTTGCATCAATTGCAGATAGGGGTGATGCTGGCCTTGATCTAATGGCCCGGGGGTTCAATTCAGATGATGTGGATTTCAAGGCTTCTGCCTTCATCTGGATGAACATAGTGGAGATGGATAATCCCAGGGCATTGGAGCTTCTGGCCGAGTCTCTATCGGGCGGAGATGAGGATACAAGGATTCTGGCAGCTCTTTCTCTCGGCTGGAAAAGAGATCCAGCGGCTGTGGATTCTCTCATAAAGAGCCTTGAAGATGAGAGTGTTGCTGTCCGAACTCTCTCAGCTATATCCTTGGGATGGATGAGAGATCCTGCGGCTGTTGATCCTCTCATAAATGGCCTGCAGGATGAGGATGATGATATGCGAATTGCCTGTGCCATGGCTTTGGGCTGGATTAAGGATCCAAGGGCAGTAGATCCACTCATAAAAAGCCTTGGTGATGAGAATAATGCCATCTGTATCTCTTCGGCTATGGCCTTGGGATGGATAAGAGATCCAAGAGCTGTCGATCCGCTCATAAATGGCCTGCAGGATGAGGATGATGATATGCGATCTGCTTGCGCCATGGCTCTGGGCTGGATTAAAGACCCAAAGGCGGTCGATCCCCTCATTCAAGGGCTGACGAATGAATCCTCTCCTCTATGCATTGCACCGATCTCTTTAGCATTCATCAATGATACCAGAGCAATAGAACCAATGATTGAGTTGCTTGGCAGTTCAACATGCAATGATGATATGATTGCAGGGGCTCTGGCATTCATGGGTGAGCCGGCATTGTACCCGTTGATAGATGTATTGAGTGACATCGATGAAAATCCTGAGAAGAGAGCTGCTGCAGCCTCTGCACTGGGGGCTTTAGGTGATATCAGGGCGGTGGATGTCCTTATTCAATCGCTCACAGATGATGAGAGCAATATTCGAGCCAGCTCTGCAAAAGCCCTGGGCGATATTCGAGATAATCGAAGCACTGATGCATTGATTTCAGCACTGGATGATGAATACTGGTTCGTCAGATCCAATGCTGCTATTGCCCTGGGAATGATTGGCAGCTCCAAAGCCTCTGATGCATTGATTGATCATCTCATGTATGATTCTGATCCATTCGTCAGAGTGAGTTCAGCAGAGGCATTAGGGAGGATTGGCGGCCCAAAGGCAGCAGATGCGCTCATTCAATCGCTCCAGGATGAAGAGAGCTATTATGTCAAATCGAAGCTCTCTGTGGCATTAAAGAATATAGTGAAAAATATGTAA
- a CDS encoding CRISPR-associated endonuclease Cas3'', with translation MIRERALNLGHQEKEILEDVAYLMGVTHDLGKATRFFQEYIQEEDERKKRSMRSKETTRHGLLSAFFTYAIIKEYLNQLIAESELKAGSETGSKTESETGSKAVSSIQLKRDGGMTDYLPVLSFLAVRRHHGNLINAMDEVKEVDSEGERIIRVAEEQIRSMDNDKAELNEILRRLISDEGMHLKNFKIDLESITSYILKGAIRDIGRKGEAAYKETGR, from the coding sequence ATGATCAGAGAGAGGGCCCTCAATTTGGGGCATCAGGAGAAGGAGATCTTGGAGGATGTGGCATATCTCATGGGCGTGACCCACGACCTGGGAAAAGCCACTCGCTTTTTTCAGGAATATATACAAGAGGAGGATGAGAGAAAAAAGAGATCCATGCGATCCAAGGAGACCACCCGTCATGGCCTCTTATCGGCATTTTTTACATATGCAATAATAAAAGAATATCTGAATCAATTAATAGCTGAATCTGAGTTAAAGGCAGGATCAGAGACAGGATCAAAGACTGAATCAGAGACAGGATCAAAGGCTGTATCGAGCATTCAGTTGAAGAGAGATGGAGGGATGACAGATTACCTGCCGGTCCTCTCTTTCCTTGCAGTGAGAAGACATCACGGGAACCTCATCAATGCTATGGATGAGGTGAAAGAGGTGGATTCTGAAGGAGAGAGGATTATAAGGGTAGCAGAAGAGCAGATCAGATCGATGGATAATGATAAAGCTGAGTTGAATGAGATTCTCAGGCGGCTCATCTCCGATGAGGGGATGCATTTAAAAAATTTTAAAATAGATTTGGAAAGTATAACATCTTATATTTTAAAAGGCGCTATCAGGGATATCGGCAGAAAGGGAGAAGCGGCTTATAAGGAGACTGGGAGATAA
- a CDS encoding Glu/Leu/Phe/Val dehydrogenase, which yields MSKSNSFEIAQRQLDDCAKILKLDHGVHEFLRHPQREFHVSIPVRMDDGSIRIFQGFRVQYNDALGPCKGGIRYHPDETIDTVRALAAWMTWKTSLLGLPLGGGKGGVVCNPKELSLGEQERLCRGYVDMIWQSIGPEKDIPAPDVYTTPQMMAWMMDEYSKLTGSNSFGCITGKPLCVGGSCGRSDATARGGMYALREAAKEFKIDLSRATIAIQGYGNAGSYAHSLAKELLGSKVVALSDSKGGAFNPAGIEPAEASSVKAGTSSVANIPDAKKISNEELLELNVDILIAAALENVITRENAGKIKAKIVLELANGPTTPEADEILFQNKIHVIPDFLANAGGVTVSYFEMVQNIMRYCWSFEEVYQRLDERMTMAYQGVLAASKQYNINMRQAAYTVAVARVVEAMKTRGWV from the coding sequence ATGTCCAAATCGAATTCTTTTGAGATAGCTCAAAGACAGCTTGACGATTGTGCAAAGATCCTGAAGCTCGATCATGGAGTGCATGAATTCCTCCGTCACCCCCAGCGAGAGTTTCATGTATCGATTCCCGTGCGTATGGATGATGGCAGCATAAGGATCTTCCAGGGCTTCAGAGTTCAGTATAATGATGCTCTGGGCCCCTGCAAGGGCGGCATAAGATACCATCCGGATGAGACCATAGATACCGTAAGGGCTCTGGCCGCCTGGATGACCTGGAAGACCTCCCTTCTCGGCCTGCCCCTGGGCGGTGGCAAGGGCGGAGTGGTGTGCAATCCCAAAGAGCTATCTTTAGGAGAGCAGGAGAGGCTCTGCCGGGGCTATGTCGATATGATCTGGCAGAGCATCGGGCCGGAGAAGGACATTCCTGCTCCTGATGTCTACACCACCCCCCAGATGATGGCCTGGATGATGGATGAGTACTCAAAATTGACCGGCTCGAACAGCTTCGGCTGTATCACCGGCAAGCCGCTATGCGTTGGAGGCTCCTGTGGCAGAAGCGATGCCACCGCCAGGGGAGGGATGTATGCTCTGAGGGAGGCGGCAAAGGAGTTCAAAATCGATCTATCCCGGGCCACTATAGCCATTCAGGGATACGGCAATGCCGGCAGCTATGCTCATAGCCTGGCCAAGGAGCTTCTCGGGAGCAAGGTGGTGGCGTTGAGCGACTCCAAAGGAGGGGCCTTCAATCCCGCCGGGATAGAGCCAGCAGAGGCGTCGAGCGTAAAAGCGGGAACCTCCTCGGTGGCCAATATACCCGATGCCAAGAAGATCAGCAATGAAGAGCTCTTGGAGCTGAATGTGGACATTCTCATCGCAGCCGCTTTGGAGAACGTCATCACCAGGGAGAACGCTGGAAAGATCAAGGCCAAGATCGTCTTGGAGCTGGCCAATGGCCCCACCACCCCGGAGGCAGATGAGATCCTCTTCCAGAATAAGATACATGTCATTCCCGACTTCCTGGCCAATGCAGGCGGTGTCACTGTATCCTACTTCGAGATGGTGCAGAACATCATGCGCTACTGCTGGTCCTTCGAAGAGGTCTACCAGAGGCTGGACGAGAGGATGACCATGGCCTATCAGGGTGTCCTGGCCGCCTCCAAGCAATATAATATCAACATGCGTCAGGCAGCCTACACTGTGGCCGTAGCCAGGGTGGTAGAGGCCATGAAGACCCGCGGCTGGGTATAA